A single region of the Vespula pensylvanica isolate Volc-1 chromosome 8, ASM1446617v1, whole genome shotgun sequence genome encodes:
- the LOC122631090 gene encoding anion exchange protein 2 isoform X6, with product MFFNRERTPERFRIGQINQRRHHYKSRKYSLQEDPQWRKRSGAGLPDGPGILARRVSVQPEEASTLQELDIDDLESHRSDDPRGMRRHKAAHSTVQIGRRKEGGIPHEAFKKMYDHSPHEVFVQLDELHGVGEEREWRETARWIKYEEDVEEGADRWGRPHVASLSFHSLLNLRRCLETGVVLLDLEEKDLPGLAYRVVEQMVVEELILPEDRPVIMRALLLKHRHVHEHDRGFRFGGKRNYSSYTSLQSIWLEEEEAARGATENHVIQNNLNDTKPKIVSSNLALDSNHTVVDIKEELTFTSSNEDLKKGQNEYILKRIPAGAEATIVLVGAVDFLDQPTIAFVRLAEGVFMPAITEVKIPVRFMFTLLGPRNADLDYHEIGRSIATLMANTSFHKIAYKANERRELLSAINEFLDDSIVLPPGDWERQALLPFDELKAKSEAIRKRKAKALEEKTKPVQSEAAIKKALLAGEEEKKPPDDDPLRRTRRPFGGIINDIKRRYPHYLSDFTDGLSSSCIAAAIFMYFAALCAAITFGGLMSDKTQNIIGISETLVSGSWTGIVMALFATQPLVIIGTTGPLLLFDESLYKFCKANDLEFLTVRVYIGAWMGIIALTIACVEGSVLVRLFTRFTEEIFTGLISLLYIVETFIKLYNYFVRNPLLEEYNFLPDSNQTQPVNVTEIKIIYETWNGSEITVPYDDMRTLIPKQDEGGTLINQPNTALMCTILCLGTFLGAYYLRIFRNSHYLGRSARRAFGDFGVPISIIVFVLIDYLAKVKTEKLLVPEGLSPSVAGRDWFVSPAGVTQPIPVWVTFACAIPALLVYILVFMETQISELIIDKKERKLRKGNGYHMDIVVVCLMNVGCGLMGAPWCSAASVRSLTHVSAVTIMSRTHAPGDKPHIVEVKEQRVSALLVAILMGVSVLMAPLLRRVPMSVLLGVFLYMGISSTNGVQLFDRVKLFFMPVKHHGTANYVRRVQTYKMHIFTMIQILCLTILWIVKSTKAALALPFFLILMIPLRAQMSHFFTAAELRALDSKGPEHESTEDEPDFYEEAPLPG from the exons ATGTTCTTCAATCGTGAACGTACACCGGAACGTTTCAGGATCGGACAAATCAATCAACG AAGACATCATTACAAATCTAGGAAGTACTCTTTACAAGAGGATCCACAATGGAGAAAACGTTCTGGAGCTGGTCTTCCAGATGGTCCTGGTATCCTTGCCAGGAGAGTCAGTGTACAGCCCGAGGAAGCGAGTACGCTTCAGGAATTGGATATAGACGATTTGGAATCTCACAGGAGCGACGATCCACGTGGAATGAGACGCCACAAGGCTGCTCATTCCACGGTACAGATTggacgaagaaaggaaggtgGTATACCTCATGAAGCATTCAAGAAAATGTATGATCATTCGCCTCATGAGGTATTTGTTCAATTGGATGAACTTCATGGCGTCGGTGAGGAACGTGAATGGAGAGAGACCGCACGTTGGATCAAATATGAGGAAGACGTTGAGGAAGGTGCTGACAGATGGGGCAGGCCCCATGTTGCGTCCTTGAGCTTTCATTCTTTGCTCAATCTTCGTCGATGTCTCGAAACCGGTGTGGTACTTCTCGACCTTGAAGAGAAGGACCTACCTGGACTTGCCTATAGGGTGGTCGAACAAATGGTGGTAGAAGAATTGATTCTTCCAGAGGATAGACCTGTTATCATGAGAGCACTTCTTTTAAAACACAGACACGTGCACGAGCACGATCGTGGATTTCGTTTCGGCGGAAAACGCAACTATTCCAGTTACACCAGTTTACAG TCCATCTGGctggaggaagaagaggctGCACGAGGAGCCACTGAAAACCATGTAATCCAAAAT aATTTAAACGACACAAAACCTAAAATCGTCTCGTCGAACTTGGCTTTGGACAGCAATCATACCGTGGTCgacataaaagaagaattaactTTTACAAGCAGTAACGAGGATCTTAAAAAGGGACAAAACGAATACATCTTGAAAAGAATTCCAGCTGGTGCAGAGGCAACGATAGTTCTCGTAGGAGCCGTAGATTTTCTGGATCAGCCAACGATAGCTTTCGTTAGATTGGCCGAAGGTGTATTTATGCCAGCTATCACGGAAGTAAAGATACCAGTAAGATTTATGTTTACGTTGTTGGGTCCGAGAAATGCGGATTTGGATTATCATGAAATCGGTAGATCGATTGCTACCTTGATGGCAAATACTTCTTTCCATAAAATTGCTTACAAAgcaaacgaaagaagagaattacTTTCCGCTATTAACGAATTCCTCGAtgattcgatcgttttaccACCTGGGGATTGGGAAAGGCAAGCATTGTTACCGTTCGACGAATTGAAAGCAAAAAGCGAAgctattagaaaaagaaaagctaagGCTCTCGAAGAGAAGACTAAACCAGTTCAAAGTGAGGCAGCAATAAAGAAAg cTCTTCTCGCTggcgaagaagagaagaaaccaCCGGACGATGATCCTTTGCGCAGAACACGGCGTCCGTTTGGAGGCATCATCAACGACATCAAAAGACGTTATCCTCATTATCTGTCCGACTTTACCGACGGCTTAAGTTCGTCCTGTATAGCAGCAGCAATTTTCATGTACTTCGCAGCACTCTGTGCCGCTATAACATTCGGAGGATTGATGAGCGACAAGACACAAAATATCATTGGAATCTCGGAGACTTTGGTTTCTGGTTCATGGACCGGAATAGTGATGGCATTGTTTGCCACTCAACCATTGGTCATCATTGGCACGACAGGACCCCTTCTACTGTTTGACGAGAGTCTCTATAAATTTTGCAAGGCTAATGACTTGGAGTTCCTTACTGTAAGAGTGTATATCGGTGCTTGGATGGGAATAATAGCTTTAACTATAGCTTGTGTCGAGGGATCGGTATTGGTCAGGTTGTTTACACGTTTCACAGAAGAAATCTTCACAGGATTGATATCTCTTCTTTACATAGTCGAAACATTCAtcaaattatacaattatttcgtACGTAATCCATTACTCGAGGAATACAACTTTTTGCCAGATAGCAATCAAACCCAACCGGTGAACGTGaccgaaataaaaatcatttacgaGACATGGAATGGTTCGGAGATCACCGTCCCTTACGATGACATGCGAACGCTCATACCAAAACAAGACGAAGGAGGAACCTTGATCAATCAACCAAACACAGCATTAATGTGTACGATACTATGCTTAGGCACGTTCCTAGGTGCTTATTACTTACGAATATTCCGTAACAGTCATTACCTCGGCCGTAGCGCAAGAAGAGCTTTCGGTGACTTTGGTGTACCCATTAGTATTATCGTTTTCGTCCTTATCGATTATTTGGCTAAAGTGAAAACAGAAAAGTTATTGGTACCGGAAGGATTAAGTCCAAGCGTAGCTGGAAGAGATTGGTTCGTTTCTCCGGCCGGTGTGACTCAACCTATTCCAGTCTGGGTTACTTTTGCTTGCGCCATACCAGCACTCTTGGTTTACATCCTCGTTTTCATGGAAACGCAAATCTCCGA GCTAATCATCGACAAGAAAGAACGTAAATTACGTAAGGGCAATGGTTACCACATGGACATAGTTGTGGTATGTCTGATGAACGTCGGTTGTGGATTAATGGGTGCTCCTTGGTGCAGTGCAGCATCAGTACGTTCATTGACACATGTATCTGCAGTTACCATAATGTCACGTACACACGCTCCCGGCGACAAGCCACATATTGTCGAAGTTAAGGAACAACGTGTTAGCGCGTTACTTGTTGCTATTTTAATGGGAGTTAGCGTATTAATGGCACCATTATTACGGCGCGTACCTATGTCCGTCCTTCTCGGGGTTTTCCTATACATGGGTATCTCCTCGACAAATGGCGTACAATTGTTCGACCGCGTAAAACTTTTCTTCATGCCCGTTAAACATCATGGAACGGCCAATTACGTTCGTCGTGTCCAAACGTATAAAATGCACATATTCACAATGATACAAATATTGTGCCTAACGATACTGTGGATCGTGAAGAGTACAAAAGCAGCCCTTGCACTACCGTTCTTCCTAATACTGATGATACCTCTGCGAGCTCAAATGAGCCACTTCTTTACAGCTGCTGAATTACGTGCTCTTGATAGCAAAGGACCGGAACATGAAAGCACCGAAGACGAGCCTGACTTTTACGAGGAAGCTCCGCTACCTGGTTAG
- the LOC122631090 gene encoding anion exchange protein 2 isoform X4, which produces MIFVACHRTTTDYPQSPSINRVDGHGAETVPELDEEMEKVFAMDVGEKFDVARLGSPTESAGSDRDRDRGPPRYGDRDFNQHRKRSYPHPHMPLKSLHSRSMRRHLSPEGSTTEVSPEEEERSGGHGNEIDVLDNGPSSTNDPEVDEEATEETENVISSGSEAQISERAASGFSDGSTSLGSPRVQFEKIREEDANNLNQDDDNHQATSLASPPTSSTAHEDDRKCRRHQKHEHKRHHYKSRKYSLQEDPQWRKRSGAGLPDGPGILARRVSVQPEEASTLQELDIDDLESHRSDDPRGMRRHKAAHSTVQIGRRKEGGIPHEAFKKMYDHSPHEVFVQLDELHGVGEEREWRETARWIKYEEDVEEGADRWGRPHVASLSFHSLLNLRRCLETGVVLLDLEEKDLPGLAYRVVEQMVVEELILPEDRPVIMRALLLKHRHVHEHDRGFRFGGKRNYSSYTSLQSIWLEEEEAARGATENHVIQNNLNDTKPKIVSSNLALDSNHTVVDIKEELTFTSSNEDLKKGQNEYILKRIPAGAEATIVLVGAVDFLDQPTIAFVRLAEGVFMPAITEVKIPVRFMFTLLGPRNADLDYHEIGRSIATLMANTSFHKIAYKANERRELLSAINEFLDDSIVLPPGDWERQALLPFDELKAKSEAIRKRKAKALEEKTKPVQSEAAIKKALLAGEEEKKPPDDDPLRRTRRPFGGIINDIKRRYPHYLSDFTDGLSSSCIAAAIFMYFAALCAAITFGGLMSDKTQNIIGISETLVSGSWTGIVMALFATQPLVIIGTTGPLLLFDESLYKFCKANDLEFLTVRVYIGAWMGIIALTIACVEGSVLVRLFTRFTEEIFTGLISLLYIVETFIKLYNYFVRNPLLEEYNFLPDSNQTQPVNVTEIKIIYETWNGSEITVPYDDMRTLIPKQDEGGTLINQPNTALMCTILCLGTFLGAYYLRIFRNSHYLGRSARRAFGDFGVPISIIVFVLIDYLAKVKTEKLLVPEGLSPSVAGRDWFVSPAGVTQPIPVWVTFACAIPALLVYILVFMETQISELIIDKKERKLRKGNGYHMDIVVVCLMNVGCGLMGAPWCSAASVRSLTHVSAVTIMSRTHAPGDKPHIVEVKEQRVSALLVAILMGVSVLMAPLLRRVPMSVLLGVFLYMGISSTNGVQLFDRVKLFFMPVKHHGTANYVRRVQTYKMHIFTMIQILCLTILWIVKSTKAALALPFFLILMIPLRAQMSHFFTAAELRALDSKGPEHESTEDEPDFYEEAPLPG; this is translated from the exons GTCGACGGGCATGGCGCGGAAACGGTTCCAGAGCTCGACGAGGAGATGGAGAAGGTTTTTGCGATGGACGTCGGAGAAAAATTCGACGTAGCCCGGCTTGGTTCACCCACGGAATCGGCAGGCTCCGATCGTGATCGTGATCGAGGACCGCCACGATATGGAGACCGTGATTTTAATC AACATCGTAAAAGAAGTTATCCACATCCCCATATGCCACTAAAGAGTTTGCACTCGAGATCTATGAGACGACATCTTTCACC tgAAGGATCAACGACGGAGGTTAGTccagaggaggaggagagaagtgGTGGACATGGTAACGAGATCGACGTATTGGACAATGGTCCATCGTCGACTAACGATCCCGAAGTCGACGAAGAGGCAACGGAAGAAACCGAGAATGTAATTAGCAGTGGTAGCGAGGCACAAATCTCTGAAAGAGCTGCTTCCGGTTTCAGCGATGGTTCAACCTCACTTGGTAGTCCAAGAGTACAATTTGAAAAGATTCGAGAAGAAGATGCTAACAATTTGAATCAGGATGATGATAATCATCAGGCAACAAGCTTAGCTTCTCCACCAACATCTTCCACAGCTCATGAAGACGATCGTAAATGTCGAAGACATCAAAAACACGAGCACAA AAGACATCATTACAAATCTAGGAAGTACTCTTTACAAGAGGATCCACAATGGAGAAAACGTTCTGGAGCTGGTCTTCCAGATGGTCCTGGTATCCTTGCCAGGAGAGTCAGTGTACAGCCCGAGGAAGCGAGTACGCTTCAGGAATTGGATATAGACGATTTGGAATCTCACAGGAGCGACGATCCACGTGGAATGAGACGCCACAAGGCTGCTCATTCCACGGTACAGATTggacgaagaaaggaaggtgGTATACCTCATGAAGCATTCAAGAAAATGTATGATCATTCGCCTCATGAGGTATTTGTTCAATTGGATGAACTTCATGGCGTCGGTGAGGAACGTGAATGGAGAGAGACCGCACGTTGGATCAAATATGAGGAAGACGTTGAGGAAGGTGCTGACAGATGGGGCAGGCCCCATGTTGCGTCCTTGAGCTTTCATTCTTTGCTCAATCTTCGTCGATGTCTCGAAACCGGTGTGGTACTTCTCGACCTTGAAGAGAAGGACCTACCTGGACTTGCCTATAGGGTGGTCGAACAAATGGTGGTAGAAGAATTGATTCTTCCAGAGGATAGACCTGTTATCATGAGAGCACTTCTTTTAAAACACAGACACGTGCACGAGCACGATCGTGGATTTCGTTTCGGCGGAAAACGCAACTATTCCAGTTACACCAGTTTACAG TCCATCTGGctggaggaagaagaggctGCACGAGGAGCCACTGAAAACCATGTAATCCAAAAT aATTTAAACGACACAAAACCTAAAATCGTCTCGTCGAACTTGGCTTTGGACAGCAATCATACCGTGGTCgacataaaagaagaattaactTTTACAAGCAGTAACGAGGATCTTAAAAAGGGACAAAACGAATACATCTTGAAAAGAATTCCAGCTGGTGCAGAGGCAACGATAGTTCTCGTAGGAGCCGTAGATTTTCTGGATCAGCCAACGATAGCTTTCGTTAGATTGGCCGAAGGTGTATTTATGCCAGCTATCACGGAAGTAAAGATACCAGTAAGATTTATGTTTACGTTGTTGGGTCCGAGAAATGCGGATTTGGATTATCATGAAATCGGTAGATCGATTGCTACCTTGATGGCAAATACTTCTTTCCATAAAATTGCTTACAAAgcaaacgaaagaagagaattacTTTCCGCTATTAACGAATTCCTCGAtgattcgatcgttttaccACCTGGGGATTGGGAAAGGCAAGCATTGTTACCGTTCGACGAATTGAAAGCAAAAAGCGAAgctattagaaaaagaaaagctaagGCTCTCGAAGAGAAGACTAAACCAGTTCAAAGTGAGGCAGCAATAAAGAAAg cTCTTCTCGCTggcgaagaagagaagaaaccaCCGGACGATGATCCTTTGCGCAGAACACGGCGTCCGTTTGGAGGCATCATCAACGACATCAAAAGACGTTATCCTCATTATCTGTCCGACTTTACCGACGGCTTAAGTTCGTCCTGTATAGCAGCAGCAATTTTCATGTACTTCGCAGCACTCTGTGCCGCTATAACATTCGGAGGATTGATGAGCGACAAGACACAAAATATCATTGGAATCTCGGAGACTTTGGTTTCTGGTTCATGGACCGGAATAGTGATGGCATTGTTTGCCACTCAACCATTGGTCATCATTGGCACGACAGGACCCCTTCTACTGTTTGACGAGAGTCTCTATAAATTTTGCAAGGCTAATGACTTGGAGTTCCTTACTGTAAGAGTGTATATCGGTGCTTGGATGGGAATAATAGCTTTAACTATAGCTTGTGTCGAGGGATCGGTATTGGTCAGGTTGTTTACACGTTTCACAGAAGAAATCTTCACAGGATTGATATCTCTTCTTTACATAGTCGAAACATTCAtcaaattatacaattatttcgtACGTAATCCATTACTCGAGGAATACAACTTTTTGCCAGATAGCAATCAAACCCAACCGGTGAACGTGaccgaaataaaaatcatttacgaGACATGGAATGGTTCGGAGATCACCGTCCCTTACGATGACATGCGAACGCTCATACCAAAACAAGACGAAGGAGGAACCTTGATCAATCAACCAAACACAGCATTAATGTGTACGATACTATGCTTAGGCACGTTCCTAGGTGCTTATTACTTACGAATATTCCGTAACAGTCATTACCTCGGCCGTAGCGCAAGAAGAGCTTTCGGTGACTTTGGTGTACCCATTAGTATTATCGTTTTCGTCCTTATCGATTATTTGGCTAAAGTGAAAACAGAAAAGTTATTGGTACCGGAAGGATTAAGTCCAAGCGTAGCTGGAAGAGATTGGTTCGTTTCTCCGGCCGGTGTGACTCAACCTATTCCAGTCTGGGTTACTTTTGCTTGCGCCATACCAGCACTCTTGGTTTACATCCTCGTTTTCATGGAAACGCAAATCTCCGA GCTAATCATCGACAAGAAAGAACGTAAATTACGTAAGGGCAATGGTTACCACATGGACATAGTTGTGGTATGTCTGATGAACGTCGGTTGTGGATTAATGGGTGCTCCTTGGTGCAGTGCAGCATCAGTACGTTCATTGACACATGTATCTGCAGTTACCATAATGTCACGTACACACGCTCCCGGCGACAAGCCACATATTGTCGAAGTTAAGGAACAACGTGTTAGCGCGTTACTTGTTGCTATTTTAATGGGAGTTAGCGTATTAATGGCACCATTATTACGGCGCGTACCTATGTCCGTCCTTCTCGGGGTTTTCCTATACATGGGTATCTCCTCGACAAATGGCGTACAATTGTTCGACCGCGTAAAACTTTTCTTCATGCCCGTTAAACATCATGGAACGGCCAATTACGTTCGTCGTGTCCAAACGTATAAAATGCACATATTCACAATGATACAAATATTGTGCCTAACGATACTGTGGATCGTGAAGAGTACAAAAGCAGCCCTTGCACTACCGTTCTTCCTAATACTGATGATACCTCTGCGAGCTCAAATGAGCCACTTCTTTACAGCTGCTGAATTACGTGCTCTTGATAGCAAAGGACCGGAACATGAAAGCACCGAAGACGAGCCTGACTTTTACGAGGAAGCTCCGCTACCTGGTTAG